The nucleotide sequence GATGTTCAAGTTTTCGATACCGATTACTTGCTGATGTCGCAGTACTTGCCGACCTATGATTTGTATTTGGTGAATCTGGTGGACAAAGACGCGGTGCTGGAAAATTTGATCAATACAAAAGAAATCCTGCTGATCAGCTTCGGCATCGTCTTGCTCGCTGTTATCGTAGTGTTTATCATCTCGCGGCGGATGACCAATTCGATCAGCCGGCTGGTCAAACAAATCTCGACAATCGCCAAATACGATTTCAACAAGCCGGTTGCTGAAACCGGCGGCTACGAAGCAAAGAAAATTGCCAACGCGTTCAACTACATGCTCAACGAGTTGCAGGAATATGTAGACTTGGTCGTCCAAGCCGAACAAAAGCAGCGCAGCGCGGAATTGATGGCGCTGCAGCATCAGATCAACCCGCATTTTTTGTATAACACGCTGGCTTCCATCAAATTCATGGTCCAGCAAGGCAAACAGGAAAAAGCGACCGATATGATCCACGCACTGATTTCGTTATTGCAAAATGCCCTCAGCAATGTGGACCAAACCATCACCGTGGAACAGGAAATAACGGATTTGAAAAACTACGTCTTGATTAACCAGGCGCGCTACGGCAACGGCATCAAAGTGAATTTCTTCATTTCGCCGGACTGCCTGGATTGCCAGCTGCCGAAATTGATTTTGCAGCCGTTCATCGAAAATGCCTTTTTCCATGCATTCAACGAGAAAAAAGAAGGCTTCGTCCAAATTCTGGTGTCGCAAAAACACGGCAGACTGGTCTGTGAAATCGTGGATAACGGCGACGGCATGGAGATAAAAGGCGACCACACAAAAGAAGACATCAAAGAGAAACGCCATCTTTTCAGCGGCATCGGCATTCGCAATGTCCATGAACGCATCCAGATGATTTACGGGGAAGAATACGGCGTAGAAATTACAAGCAACAAAGGCGAAGGGACGAAAGTAAAAGTGGAATTGCCTATTCAAAAGTTGGATCCAGCTCCAAAATCCAACGAAATTACAAGTATCCAAGAATAGTCATACCAACTATCTCGCAAGTTTGAAATATCTAAAAATTTTCAAAGGAACACCTAAAGATTGTGCTAACAATCTTTTTTTTTATGCCGCTATACTGTATGAAAGGTGCAAAATGAAGCGCTTACAAAAAGGGGGATTTTTGATGAAGAAATTTTATCTTATGCTCGTGCTGCTGGTTGGATTGGCTGTATTGGCAGCTTGTTCTTCGGGGGATGAAGAAGCAAGCGGCGGAAGCAGTGCAGAAGGTGCAGGAAGCGCAGATACCATTACAGCTTGGGCTTGGGATCCGGCATTCAATATTGCAGCGCTTGAAAAAGCAAAAGAAGCATATAACGGTGACGGCGATTTTGAAGTGAAAATCATTGAAAATGCACAAGACGATATCATCCAAAAACTTAACACAGGGCTTAGCTCAGGTACGACGAAAGGGATGCCAAACATTGTCCTGATCGAAGATTACCGTGCACAAAGTTTCCTGCAGGCTTATCCGGATGCATTCCATCCGTTGACAGACGTTATTAACCCGGAAGATTTTGCAGATTACAAAATTGCTACAACGAGCCATAACGGCGAACAATACGGATTGCCATTCGATTCAGGCGTAGCCGGATTGTACGTTCGTACGGACTACTTGGAGCAAGCAGGCTACACAGCAGAAGATCTGACGAACATCACGTGGGACGAATACATTGAAATCGGCAAGAAAGTAAAAGAAGCAACAGGCAAAAACATGCTGACATTGGACCCGAACGATTTAGGCCAAATCCGCATGATGATCCAGACGAACGGTTCTTGGTACGTGAAAGAAGATGGTTCAACACCGAACCTTGCAGGAAACGAAACACTTGCGAAAGCATTCGAAACATACAAAAAGATGATGGACGCAGATATCGGGAAAATCGTTTCTGACTGGAGCCAGTTTGTCGGCGCATTCAACAGC is from Planococcus liqunii and encodes:
- a CDS encoding cache domain-containing sensor histidine kinase, translated to MKMKKKAFLILRNNSLFIKMFLIMVISIVAVSLLITFSSIRMSSNLFMDTFSISNTKALEQIEIRFEDYSFAIVNAMNEVQNNGTIKRVLTQQNESAIETSKSYHDISRQIERIYPTVEAYDANMIVLGRNERLYNMNYSNWPVSWEVLRNHPITEAAFNEPDRLLYQFMPSTSFNDKPMLVATKALMERSTGEIYGVLYFPIREEDWKELYEGYTSTENKVLLVDRTGKIVSSNQEEMIGQETPELLSMAKEVENEEVEFKDVQVFDTDYLLMSQYLPTYDLYLVNLVDKDAVLENLINTKEILLISFGIVLLAVIVVFIISRRMTNSISRLVKQISTIAKYDFNKPVAETGGYEAKKIANAFNYMLNELQEYVDLVVQAEQKQRSAELMALQHQINPHFLYNTLASIKFMVQQGKQEKATDMIHALISLLQNALSNVDQTITVEQEITDLKNYVLINQARYGNGIKVNFFISPDCLDCQLPKLILQPFIENAFFHAFNEKKEGFVQILVSQKHGRLVCEIVDNGDGMEIKGDHTKEDIKEKRHLFSGIGIRNVHERIQMIYGEEYGVEITSNKGEGTKVKVELPIQKLDPAPKSNEITSIQE
- a CDS encoding ABC transporter substrate-binding protein; the protein is MKKFYLMLVLLVGLAVLAACSSGDEEASGGSSAEGAGSADTITAWAWDPAFNIAALEKAKEAYNGDGDFEVKIIENAQDDIIQKLNTGLSSGTTKGMPNIVLIEDYRAQSFLQAYPDAFHPLTDVINPEDFADYKIATTSHNGEQYGLPFDSGVAGLYVRTDYLEQAGYTAEDLTNITWDEYIEIGKKVKEATGKNMLTLDPNDLGQIRMMIQTNGSWYVKEDGSTPNLAGNETLAKAFETYKKMMDADIGKIVSDWSQFVGAFNSGDVASVPTGNWITPSIKQEAEQSGKWAVVPMPRLDMEGAVNASNLGGSSWYILNVDGKEEAADFMLNTFGSNADLYQTLVKDIGALGTYSAAAEGEAYAVEDEFFGGQQIITDFSKWTDEIPGVNYGLHTYAIEDILVTGMQDYLKGTELTKVLENVQGQAEAQLK